A single window of Tamandua tetradactyla isolate mTamTet1 chromosome 25, mTamTet1.pri, whole genome shotgun sequence DNA harbors:
- the SGK1 gene encoding serine/threonine-protein kinase Sgk1 isoform X6 produces the protein MKEEAIKSPLKAFMKQRRMGLNDFIQKIANNSYACKHPEVQSILKISEPQEPELMNANPSPPPSPSQQINLGPSSNPHAKPSDFHFLKVIGKGSFGKVLLARHKVEEAFYAVKVLQKKAILKKKEEKHIMSERNVLLKNVKHPFLVGLHFSFQTADKLYFVLDYINGGELFYHLQRERCFLEPRARFYAAEIASALGYLHSLNIVYRDLKPENILLDSQGHIVLTDFGLCKENIEHNGTTSTFCGTPEYLAPEVLHKQPYDRTVDWWCLGAVLYEMLYGLPPFYSRNTAEMYDNILNKPLQLKPNITNSARHLLEGLLQKDRTKRLGAKDDFMEIKNHVFFSLISWDDLINKKITPPFNPNVSGPSDLRHFDPEFTEEPVPSSIGQSPDSILLTASVKEAAQAFLGFSYAPPPDSFL, from the exons atgaaagaggaggcTATAAAATCCCCCTTGAAAG CTTTCATGAAACAGAGGAGGATGGGCCTGAACGACTTCATTCAGAAGATCGCCAATAACTCCTATGCATGCAAACA CCCTGAAGTTCAATCGATTTTGAAAATCTCCGAACCTCAGGAGCCTGAGCTTATGAATGCCAACCCTTCTCCTCCA CCAAGTCCTTCTCAGCAAATCAACCTTGGTCCCTCATCCAATCCTCATGCGAAACCATCTGATTTTCACTTCTTGAAAGTGATTGGAAAAGGCAGTTTTGGAAAG GTTCTTCTAGCAAGACACAAGGTGGAAGAAGCGTTCTACGCAGTCaaagttttacagaaaaaagccatcctgaaaaagaaggag GAGAAGCATATTATGTCGGAGCGGAATGTTCTGTTGAAGAATGTGAAGCACCCTTTCCTGGTGGGGCTTCACTTCTCTTTCCAGACGGCTGATAAATTGTACTTTGTCCTGGACTACATTAATGGTGGAGAG TTGTTCTACCACCTCCAGAGGGAGCGCTGCTTCCTGGAACCGCGGGCTCGTTTTTATGCTGCTGAAATAGCCAGCGCCTTGGGTTACCTGCATTCTTTGAACATCGTTTATAG agactTAAAACCAGAGAATATCTTGCTAGATTCACAGGGACACATTGTCCTCACGGACTTTGGACTCTGCAAGGAGAACATTGAACACAATGGCACGACGTCTACCTTCTGTGGCACCCCCGAG TATCTGGCGCCGGAGGTGCTTCACAAGCAGCCTTACGACAGGACCGTGGACTGGTGGTGCCTGGGGGCTGTCCTGTATGAGATGCTGTACGGCCTG CCTCCTTTTTATAGCCGAAACACAGCTGAGATGTACGACAACATCCTGAACAAGCCCCTCCAGCTGAAGCCAAACATTACAAATTCTGCCAGGCACCTCCTGGAAGGTCTCCTGCAGAAGGACCGGACAAAGAGGCTGGGGGCCAAGGACGACTTT ATGGAGATTAAGAATCACGTCTTCTTCTCCCTAATCAGCTGGGATGATCTCATTAATAAGAAGATTACTCCCCCTTTTAACCCCAATGTG AGCGGGCCGAGCGACCTGCGGCACTTTGACCCCGAGTTCACCGAAGAGCCCGTCCCTAGCTCCATCGGCCAGTCCCCGGACAGCATCCTGCTTACCGCCAGCGTCAAGGAGGCCGCCCAGGCGTTCCTGGGCTTCTCCTATGCGCCTCCCCCGGACTCTTTCCTCTGA
- the SGK1 gene encoding serine/threonine-protein kinase Sgk1 isoform X2, translating into MGEMQGALTRARLESLLRPRHKKRPEAQKRSESFLLSGLAFMKQRRMGLNDFIQKIANNSYACKHPEVQSILKISEPQEPELMNANPSPPPSPSQQINLGPSSNPHAKPSDFHFLKVIGKGSFGKVLLARHKVEEAFYAVKVLQKKAILKKKEEKHIMSERNVLLKNVKHPFLVGLHFSFQTADKLYFVLDYINGGELFYHLQRERCFLEPRARFYAAEIASALGYLHSLNIVYRDLKPENILLDSQGHIVLTDFGLCKENIEHNGTTSTFCGTPEYLAPEVLHKQPYDRTVDWWCLGAVLYEMLYGLPPFYSRNTAEMYDNILNKPLQLKPNITNSARHLLEGLLQKDRTKRLGAKDDFMEIKNHVFFSLISWDDLINKKITPPFNPNVSGPSDLRHFDPEFTEEPVPSSIGQSPDSILLTASVKEAAQAFLGFSYAPPPDSFL; encoded by the exons ATGGGGGAGATGCAGGGCGCGCTGACCCGGGCCCGGCTCGAGTCGCTGCTGCGGCCCCGACACAAGAAGAGGCCCGAAGCGCAGAAGAGGAGCGAGTCCTTCCTGCTGAGCGGCCTGG CTTTCATGAAACAGAGGAGGATGGGCCTGAACGACTTCATTCAGAAGATCGCCAATAACTCCTATGCATGCAAACA CCCTGAAGTTCAATCGATTTTGAAAATCTCCGAACCTCAGGAGCCTGAGCTTATGAATGCCAACCCTTCTCCTCCA CCAAGTCCTTCTCAGCAAATCAACCTTGGTCCCTCATCCAATCCTCATGCGAAACCATCTGATTTTCACTTCTTGAAAGTGATTGGAAAAGGCAGTTTTGGAAAG GTTCTTCTAGCAAGACACAAGGTGGAAGAAGCGTTCTACGCAGTCaaagttttacagaaaaaagccatcctgaaaaagaaggag GAGAAGCATATTATGTCGGAGCGGAATGTTCTGTTGAAGAATGTGAAGCACCCTTTCCTGGTGGGGCTTCACTTCTCTTTCCAGACGGCTGATAAATTGTACTTTGTCCTGGACTACATTAATGGTGGAGAG TTGTTCTACCACCTCCAGAGGGAGCGCTGCTTCCTGGAACCGCGGGCTCGTTTTTATGCTGCTGAAATAGCCAGCGCCTTGGGTTACCTGCATTCTTTGAACATCGTTTATAG agactTAAAACCAGAGAATATCTTGCTAGATTCACAGGGACACATTGTCCTCACGGACTTTGGACTCTGCAAGGAGAACATTGAACACAATGGCACGACGTCTACCTTCTGTGGCACCCCCGAG TATCTGGCGCCGGAGGTGCTTCACAAGCAGCCTTACGACAGGACCGTGGACTGGTGGTGCCTGGGGGCTGTCCTGTATGAGATGCTGTACGGCCTG CCTCCTTTTTATAGCCGAAACACAGCTGAGATGTACGACAACATCCTGAACAAGCCCCTCCAGCTGAAGCCAAACATTACAAATTCTGCCAGGCACCTCCTGGAAGGTCTCCTGCAGAAGGACCGGACAAAGAGGCTGGGGGCCAAGGACGACTTT ATGGAGATTAAGAATCACGTCTTCTTCTCCCTAATCAGCTGGGATGATCTCATTAATAAGAAGATTACTCCCCCTTTTAACCCCAATGTG AGCGGGCCGAGCGACCTGCGGCACTTTGACCCCGAGTTCACCGAAGAGCCCGTCCCTAGCTCCATCGGCCAGTCCCCGGACAGCATCCTGCTTACCGCCAGCGTCAAGGAGGCCGCCCAGGCGTTCCTGGGCTTCTCCTATGCGCCTCCCCCGGACTCTTTCCTCTGA
- the SGK1 gene encoding serine/threonine-protein kinase Sgk1 isoform X5 has translation MTVKTEAARGTLTYSRMRGMVAILIAFMKQRRMGLNDFIQKIANNSYACKHPEVQSILKISEPQEPELMNANPSPPPSPSQQINLGPSSNPHAKPSDFHFLKVIGKGSFGKVLLARHKVEEAFYAVKVLQKKAILKKKEEKHIMSERNVLLKNVKHPFLVGLHFSFQTADKLYFVLDYINGGELFYHLQRERCFLEPRARFYAAEIASALGYLHSLNIVYRDLKPENILLDSQGHIVLTDFGLCKENIEHNGTTSTFCGTPEYLAPEVLHKQPYDRTVDWWCLGAVLYEMLYGLPPFYSRNTAEMYDNILNKPLQLKPNITNSARHLLEGLLQKDRTKRLGAKDDFMEIKNHVFFSLISWDDLINKKITPPFNPNVSGPSDLRHFDPEFTEEPVPSSIGQSPDSILLTASVKEAAQAFLGFSYAPPPDSFL, from the exons ATGACGGTGAAAACCGAGGCTGCTAGGGGCACCCTCACATACTCCAGGATGAGGGGAATGGTGGCCATCCTCATCG CTTTCATGAAACAGAGGAGGATGGGCCTGAACGACTTCATTCAGAAGATCGCCAATAACTCCTATGCATGCAAACA CCCTGAAGTTCAATCGATTTTGAAAATCTCCGAACCTCAGGAGCCTGAGCTTATGAATGCCAACCCTTCTCCTCCA CCAAGTCCTTCTCAGCAAATCAACCTTGGTCCCTCATCCAATCCTCATGCGAAACCATCTGATTTTCACTTCTTGAAAGTGATTGGAAAAGGCAGTTTTGGAAAG GTTCTTCTAGCAAGACACAAGGTGGAAGAAGCGTTCTACGCAGTCaaagttttacagaaaaaagccatcctgaaaaagaaggag GAGAAGCATATTATGTCGGAGCGGAATGTTCTGTTGAAGAATGTGAAGCACCCTTTCCTGGTGGGGCTTCACTTCTCTTTCCAGACGGCTGATAAATTGTACTTTGTCCTGGACTACATTAATGGTGGAGAG TTGTTCTACCACCTCCAGAGGGAGCGCTGCTTCCTGGAACCGCGGGCTCGTTTTTATGCTGCTGAAATAGCCAGCGCCTTGGGTTACCTGCATTCTTTGAACATCGTTTATAG agactTAAAACCAGAGAATATCTTGCTAGATTCACAGGGACACATTGTCCTCACGGACTTTGGACTCTGCAAGGAGAACATTGAACACAATGGCACGACGTCTACCTTCTGTGGCACCCCCGAG TATCTGGCGCCGGAGGTGCTTCACAAGCAGCCTTACGACAGGACCGTGGACTGGTGGTGCCTGGGGGCTGTCCTGTATGAGATGCTGTACGGCCTG CCTCCTTTTTATAGCCGAAACACAGCTGAGATGTACGACAACATCCTGAACAAGCCCCTCCAGCTGAAGCCAAACATTACAAATTCTGCCAGGCACCTCCTGGAAGGTCTCCTGCAGAAGGACCGGACAAAGAGGCTGGGGGCCAAGGACGACTTT ATGGAGATTAAGAATCACGTCTTCTTCTCCCTAATCAGCTGGGATGATCTCATTAATAAGAAGATTACTCCCCCTTTTAACCCCAATGTG AGCGGGCCGAGCGACCTGCGGCACTTTGACCCCGAGTTCACCGAAGAGCCCGTCCCTAGCTCCATCGGCCAGTCCCCGGACAGCATCCTGCTTACCGCCAGCGTCAAGGAGGCCGCCCAGGCGTTCCTGGGCTTCTCCTATGCGCCTCCCCCGGACTCTTTCCTCTGA
- the SGK1 gene encoding serine/threonine-protein kinase Sgk1 isoform X7, which produces MKQRRMGLNDFIQKIANNSYACKHPEVQSILKISEPQEPELMNANPSPPPSPSQQINLGPSSNPHAKPSDFHFLKVIGKGSFGKVLLARHKVEEAFYAVKVLQKKAILKKKEEKHIMSERNVLLKNVKHPFLVGLHFSFQTADKLYFVLDYINGGELFYHLQRERCFLEPRARFYAAEIASALGYLHSLNIVYRDLKPENILLDSQGHIVLTDFGLCKENIEHNGTTSTFCGTPEYLAPEVLHKQPYDRTVDWWCLGAVLYEMLYGLPPFYSRNTAEMYDNILNKPLQLKPNITNSARHLLEGLLQKDRTKRLGAKDDFMEIKNHVFFSLISWDDLINKKITPPFNPNVSGPSDLRHFDPEFTEEPVPSSIGQSPDSILLTASVKEAAQAFLGFSYAPPPDSFL; this is translated from the exons ATGAAACAGAGGAGGATGGGCCTGAACGACTTCATTCAGAAGATCGCCAATAACTCCTATGCATGCAAACA CCCTGAAGTTCAATCGATTTTGAAAATCTCCGAACCTCAGGAGCCTGAGCTTATGAATGCCAACCCTTCTCCTCCA CCAAGTCCTTCTCAGCAAATCAACCTTGGTCCCTCATCCAATCCTCATGCGAAACCATCTGATTTTCACTTCTTGAAAGTGATTGGAAAAGGCAGTTTTGGAAAG GTTCTTCTAGCAAGACACAAGGTGGAAGAAGCGTTCTACGCAGTCaaagttttacagaaaaaagccatcctgaaaaagaaggag GAGAAGCATATTATGTCGGAGCGGAATGTTCTGTTGAAGAATGTGAAGCACCCTTTCCTGGTGGGGCTTCACTTCTCTTTCCAGACGGCTGATAAATTGTACTTTGTCCTGGACTACATTAATGGTGGAGAG TTGTTCTACCACCTCCAGAGGGAGCGCTGCTTCCTGGAACCGCGGGCTCGTTTTTATGCTGCTGAAATAGCCAGCGCCTTGGGTTACCTGCATTCTTTGAACATCGTTTATAG agactTAAAACCAGAGAATATCTTGCTAGATTCACAGGGACACATTGTCCTCACGGACTTTGGACTCTGCAAGGAGAACATTGAACACAATGGCACGACGTCTACCTTCTGTGGCACCCCCGAG TATCTGGCGCCGGAGGTGCTTCACAAGCAGCCTTACGACAGGACCGTGGACTGGTGGTGCCTGGGGGCTGTCCTGTATGAGATGCTGTACGGCCTG CCTCCTTTTTATAGCCGAAACACAGCTGAGATGTACGACAACATCCTGAACAAGCCCCTCCAGCTGAAGCCAAACATTACAAATTCTGCCAGGCACCTCCTGGAAGGTCTCCTGCAGAAGGACCGGACAAAGAGGCTGGGGGCCAAGGACGACTTT ATGGAGATTAAGAATCACGTCTTCTTCTCCCTAATCAGCTGGGATGATCTCATTAATAAGAAGATTACTCCCCCTTTTAACCCCAATGTG AGCGGGCCGAGCGACCTGCGGCACTTTGACCCCGAGTTCACCGAAGAGCCCGTCCCTAGCTCCATCGGCCAGTCCCCGGACAGCATCCTGCTTACCGCCAGCGTCAAGGAGGCCGCCCAGGCGTTCCTGGGCTTCTCCTATGCGCCTCCCCCGGACTCTTTCCTCTGA
- the SGK1 gene encoding serine/threonine-protein kinase Sgk1 isoform X3 yields MHQVKEPYNQANLLAKPDPRNFWTNDDSAFMKQRRMGLNDFIQKIANNSYACKHPEVQSILKISEPQEPELMNANPSPPPSPSQQINLGPSSNPHAKPSDFHFLKVIGKGSFGKVLLARHKVEEAFYAVKVLQKKAILKKKEEKHIMSERNVLLKNVKHPFLVGLHFSFQTADKLYFVLDYINGGELFYHLQRERCFLEPRARFYAAEIASALGYLHSLNIVYRDLKPENILLDSQGHIVLTDFGLCKENIEHNGTTSTFCGTPEYLAPEVLHKQPYDRTVDWWCLGAVLYEMLYGLPPFYSRNTAEMYDNILNKPLQLKPNITNSARHLLEGLLQKDRTKRLGAKDDFMEIKNHVFFSLISWDDLINKKITPPFNPNVSGPSDLRHFDPEFTEEPVPSSIGQSPDSILLTASVKEAAQAFLGFSYAPPPDSFL; encoded by the exons CTTTCATGAAACAGAGGAGGATGGGCCTGAACGACTTCATTCAGAAGATCGCCAATAACTCCTATGCATGCAAACA CCCTGAAGTTCAATCGATTTTGAAAATCTCCGAACCTCAGGAGCCTGAGCTTATGAATGCCAACCCTTCTCCTCCA CCAAGTCCTTCTCAGCAAATCAACCTTGGTCCCTCATCCAATCCTCATGCGAAACCATCTGATTTTCACTTCTTGAAAGTGATTGGAAAAGGCAGTTTTGGAAAG GTTCTTCTAGCAAGACACAAGGTGGAAGAAGCGTTCTACGCAGTCaaagttttacagaaaaaagccatcctgaaaaagaaggag GAGAAGCATATTATGTCGGAGCGGAATGTTCTGTTGAAGAATGTGAAGCACCCTTTCCTGGTGGGGCTTCACTTCTCTTTCCAGACGGCTGATAAATTGTACTTTGTCCTGGACTACATTAATGGTGGAGAG TTGTTCTACCACCTCCAGAGGGAGCGCTGCTTCCTGGAACCGCGGGCTCGTTTTTATGCTGCTGAAATAGCCAGCGCCTTGGGTTACCTGCATTCTTTGAACATCGTTTATAG agactTAAAACCAGAGAATATCTTGCTAGATTCACAGGGACACATTGTCCTCACGGACTTTGGACTCTGCAAGGAGAACATTGAACACAATGGCACGACGTCTACCTTCTGTGGCACCCCCGAG TATCTGGCGCCGGAGGTGCTTCACAAGCAGCCTTACGACAGGACCGTGGACTGGTGGTGCCTGGGGGCTGTCCTGTATGAGATGCTGTACGGCCTG CCTCCTTTTTATAGCCGAAACACAGCTGAGATGTACGACAACATCCTGAACAAGCCCCTCCAGCTGAAGCCAAACATTACAAATTCTGCCAGGCACCTCCTGGAAGGTCTCCTGCAGAAGGACCGGACAAAGAGGCTGGGGGCCAAGGACGACTTT ATGGAGATTAAGAATCACGTCTTCTTCTCCCTAATCAGCTGGGATGATCTCATTAATAAGAAGATTACTCCCCCTTTTAACCCCAATGTG AGCGGGCCGAGCGACCTGCGGCACTTTGACCCCGAGTTCACCGAAGAGCCCGTCCCTAGCTCCATCGGCCAGTCCCCGGACAGCATCCTGCTTACCGCCAGCGTCAAGGAGGCCGCCCAGGCGTTCCTGGGCTTCTCCTATGCGCCTCCCCCGGACTCTTTCCTCTGA
- the SGK1 gene encoding serine/threonine-protein kinase Sgk1 isoform X4 produces MVKEPYNQANLLAKPDPRNFWTNDDSAFMKQRRMGLNDFIQKIANNSYACKHPEVQSILKISEPQEPELMNANPSPPPSPSQQINLGPSSNPHAKPSDFHFLKVIGKGSFGKVLLARHKVEEAFYAVKVLQKKAILKKKEEKHIMSERNVLLKNVKHPFLVGLHFSFQTADKLYFVLDYINGGELFYHLQRERCFLEPRARFYAAEIASALGYLHSLNIVYRDLKPENILLDSQGHIVLTDFGLCKENIEHNGTTSTFCGTPEYLAPEVLHKQPYDRTVDWWCLGAVLYEMLYGLPPFYSRNTAEMYDNILNKPLQLKPNITNSARHLLEGLLQKDRTKRLGAKDDFMEIKNHVFFSLISWDDLINKKITPPFNPNVSGPSDLRHFDPEFTEEPVPSSIGQSPDSILLTASVKEAAQAFLGFSYAPPPDSFL; encoded by the exons CTTTCATGAAACAGAGGAGGATGGGCCTGAACGACTTCATTCAGAAGATCGCCAATAACTCCTATGCATGCAAACA CCCTGAAGTTCAATCGATTTTGAAAATCTCCGAACCTCAGGAGCCTGAGCTTATGAATGCCAACCCTTCTCCTCCA CCAAGTCCTTCTCAGCAAATCAACCTTGGTCCCTCATCCAATCCTCATGCGAAACCATCTGATTTTCACTTCTTGAAAGTGATTGGAAAAGGCAGTTTTGGAAAG GTTCTTCTAGCAAGACACAAGGTGGAAGAAGCGTTCTACGCAGTCaaagttttacagaaaaaagccatcctgaaaaagaaggag GAGAAGCATATTATGTCGGAGCGGAATGTTCTGTTGAAGAATGTGAAGCACCCTTTCCTGGTGGGGCTTCACTTCTCTTTCCAGACGGCTGATAAATTGTACTTTGTCCTGGACTACATTAATGGTGGAGAG TTGTTCTACCACCTCCAGAGGGAGCGCTGCTTCCTGGAACCGCGGGCTCGTTTTTATGCTGCTGAAATAGCCAGCGCCTTGGGTTACCTGCATTCTTTGAACATCGTTTATAG agactTAAAACCAGAGAATATCTTGCTAGATTCACAGGGACACATTGTCCTCACGGACTTTGGACTCTGCAAGGAGAACATTGAACACAATGGCACGACGTCTACCTTCTGTGGCACCCCCGAG TATCTGGCGCCGGAGGTGCTTCACAAGCAGCCTTACGACAGGACCGTGGACTGGTGGTGCCTGGGGGCTGTCCTGTATGAGATGCTGTACGGCCTG CCTCCTTTTTATAGCCGAAACACAGCTGAGATGTACGACAACATCCTGAACAAGCCCCTCCAGCTGAAGCCAAACATTACAAATTCTGCCAGGCACCTCCTGGAAGGTCTCCTGCAGAAGGACCGGACAAAGAGGCTGGGGGCCAAGGACGACTTT ATGGAGATTAAGAATCACGTCTTCTTCTCCCTAATCAGCTGGGATGATCTCATTAATAAGAAGATTACTCCCCCTTTTAACCCCAATGTG AGCGGGCCGAGCGACCTGCGGCACTTTGACCCCGAGTTCACCGAAGAGCCCGTCCCTAGCTCCATCGGCCAGTCCCCGGACAGCATCCTGCTTACCGCCAGCGTCAAGGAGGCCGCCCAGGCGTTCCTGGGCTTCTCCTATGCGCCTCCCCCGGACTCTTTCCTCTGA